A part of Amycolatopsis lurida genomic DNA contains:
- the cofC gene encoding 2-phospho-L-lactate guanylyltransferase: MDVDLIVPMKRPAEGKSRLRGAVVPERHAELVLALAYDTLSAAISADGVRRVLVVAADPAAVAELTELGVEIVTEPSRGGLNAALRHGEELLRRDTPSGLVGALQADLPALRTEDLTAALAEAAGKRAFVADRQGTGTTLLLAGAGRALAPRFGAGSARAHTASGATPLTIAAESLRADVDTADDLAHVRTLGAGKRTSTLLGTPCVAM; this comes from the coding sequence GTGGATGTGGACCTGATCGTGCCGATGAAACGCCCGGCGGAGGGCAAGTCGCGGCTTCGCGGCGCGGTCGTGCCCGAGCGGCACGCCGAACTGGTGCTGGCGCTGGCCTACGACACGCTGTCCGCGGCGATCTCGGCGGACGGGGTCCGGCGGGTGCTGGTGGTCGCCGCCGACCCGGCGGCGGTGGCGGAACTCACCGAGCTGGGCGTCGAGATCGTCACCGAACCGTCGCGTGGCGGATTGAACGCGGCCCTGCGCCACGGCGAAGAGCTGCTGCGCCGGGACACGCCCTCCGGTCTCGTCGGCGCGCTGCAGGCCGACCTGCCCGCGCTGCGGACCGAGGACCTCACCGCCGCCCTCGCCGAAGCCGCCGGAAAGCGGGCGTTCGTCGCGGACCGGCAGGGAACGGGCACGACCCTGTTGCTCGCGGGGGCGGGCCGCGCGCTGGCGCCCCGGTTCGGCGCCGGTTCCGCGCGGGCGCACACCGCGTCCGGTGCGACCCCGCTCACGATCGCCGCGGAATCGCTCAGGGCCGACGTGGACACCGCGGATGATCTCGCTCACGTTCGCACCCTGGGCGCCGGAAAGCGCACTTCAACGCTGTTGGGAACACCCTGCGTGGCGATGTGA
- a CDS encoding lysophospholipid acyltransferase family protein, producing MAWDDTCDFEEDELARREKGGIWVGIAAALFYPATAIGKRVYRNAERIPREGGALLLLNHVSHMDPAVDAVFVHRQKRVPRFLGKESLTRTPLFGKVFVGAGQIPVSRGSAAAGDSLKAAHQALRDGKVVVIYPEGTISKDPDGWPKKPFTGAARLALETDVPVIPIARWGTNHIFNGYTKKFTPFPRKTITHLVGEPLDLSAYKNGSTRSASKLREVTELMMTEITALLAEIRQEEPPAKKPEDDA from the coding sequence GTGGCCTGGGACGACACGTGTGACTTCGAGGAGGACGAATTGGCCCGGCGTGAGAAGGGCGGCATCTGGGTGGGCATCGCCGCCGCACTGTTCTACCCGGCGACGGCCATCGGCAAGCGGGTCTACCGCAACGCCGAGCGGATCCCCCGCGAAGGCGGCGCGCTGCTCCTGCTCAACCACGTGTCCCACATGGACCCGGCGGTGGACGCGGTCTTCGTGCACCGCCAGAAGCGGGTGCCGCGGTTCCTCGGCAAGGAGAGCCTGACCAGGACACCGCTCTTCGGCAAGGTCTTCGTCGGCGCCGGCCAGATCCCGGTCTCGCGCGGTTCGGCCGCCGCCGGCGACAGCCTCAAGGCCGCCCACCAGGCGTTGCGGGACGGCAAGGTCGTCGTGATCTATCCGGAGGGGACGATCAGCAAGGATCCGGACGGCTGGCCGAAGAAGCCGTTCACCGGTGCCGCGCGGCTGGCGCTGGAGACCGACGTGCCGGTGATCCCGATCGCGCGCTGGGGCACGAACCACATCTTCAACGGCTACACGAAGAAGTTCACGCCCTTCCCGCGCAAGACGATCACGCACCTGGTCGGCGAGCCGCTGGATCTTTCCGCCTACAAGAACGGTTCGACCCGCAGCGCGTCCAAGCTGCGCGAGGTCACCGAGCTGATGATGACCGAGATCACCGCCCTGCTCGCGGAGATCCGCCAGGAGGAACCGCCCGCGAAGAAACCGGAGGACGACGCCTGA
- a CDS encoding RNA degradosome polyphosphate kinase produces the protein MKPVSTNDGGTPNSARRRKTSAAKPEPDSGTAKPARPKKNSSPAPRTAVRATRGGSASRPAQEFRALPAAPPAVTSAPTAVETLPDDRYFNRELSWQDFNARVLALAEDESQPLLERAKFLAIFASNLDEFYMVRVAGLKRRDETGLPVRSADGLTPREQLAYIAKRNQDLVERHTNAFELHLRPRLAEEDIRIVGWNDLTGADQLRLSNYFSEQIFPVLTPLAVDPAHPFPYISGLSLNLAITVRDPEAGTERFARVKVPSNVPRLMRIEQQPRESRTATFLPLEELIAAHLGELFTGMEVTEHHAFRVTRNADFEVEEDRDEDLLQALERELAQRRFGPPVRLEVAQDMSEHMLELLLRELEVDPRDVVEVPGLLDLTCLHQLSGVDRKELKDRPFVPATHPAFGERETPKSVFATLREGDVLVHHPYDSFSTSVQRFIEQAAADDKVLAIKQTLYRTSGDSPIVDALIDAAEAGKQVVALVEIKARFDEQANITWARTLERAGVHVVYGLVGLKTHCKVSMVVRQEGSTIRRYCHIGTGNYNPKTARLYEDLGILTADPTIGADLTDLFNVLTGYSRQDTYRNILTSPHGIRRGIVRAIGEEIELARAGQTAGIRIKCNSLVDEQVIDALYHASQAGVPVDIVVRGICSLKPGVEGLSENIHVRSILGRFLEHSRVFTFRAGGTRWIGSADMMHRNLDRRIEALVRVKDPKLTAQLDYIFESALHPSTRCWVLNSTGEWAPSPASGDDVRDHQVELAKRHGAAG, from the coding sequence ATGAAGCCCGTGAGCACAAATGACGGCGGCACCCCGAACTCGGCAAGGAGGCGGAAGACCTCCGCCGCGAAACCGGAACCGGACAGCGGCACGGCGAAACCCGCCAGGCCGAAAAAGAACAGCAGCCCGGCGCCCCGCACGGCCGTCCGCGCGACCCGCGGCGGTTCGGCGAGCCGTCCCGCGCAGGAGTTCCGCGCGCTGCCCGCCGCGCCGCCCGCGGTGACGTCAGCGCCCACGGCCGTCGAAACCCTGCCCGACGACCGGTACTTCAACCGCGAGCTGTCATGGCAGGACTTCAACGCGCGCGTGCTCGCGCTGGCCGAGGACGAGTCGCAGCCGCTGCTCGAACGCGCCAAGTTCCTGGCGATCTTCGCGTCCAATTTGGACGAGTTCTACATGGTGCGGGTCGCCGGGCTGAAACGCCGCGACGAGACCGGGCTCCCGGTCCGCAGCGCGGACGGGCTCACCCCGCGCGAGCAGCTGGCGTACATCGCCAAACGCAACCAGGACCTGGTCGAGCGGCACACGAACGCCTTCGAACTGCACTTGCGGCCGCGGCTGGCGGAAGAGGACATCCGCATCGTCGGCTGGAACGACCTGACCGGCGCCGACCAGCTCCGGCTCTCCAACTACTTCAGCGAGCAGATCTTCCCGGTGCTCACACCGCTGGCCGTGGATCCCGCGCACCCGTTCCCCTACATTTCCGGCCTTTCGCTCAACCTGGCCATCACCGTCCGGGACCCCGAAGCGGGCACGGAGCGGTTCGCGCGGGTCAAGGTACCGAGCAACGTGCCGCGCCTGATGCGGATCGAGCAGCAGCCGCGGGAGAGCCGCACCGCGACGTTCCTTCCGCTGGAGGAACTGATCGCCGCCCACCTCGGCGAGCTGTTCACCGGCATGGAGGTCACCGAGCACCACGCGTTCCGGGTCACCCGCAACGCGGACTTCGAGGTAGAAGAGGACCGGGACGAGGATCTTCTCCAGGCGCTGGAACGCGAACTGGCCCAGCGCCGGTTCGGCCCGCCGGTGCGGCTCGAAGTGGCGCAGGACATGAGCGAGCACATGCTCGAACTGCTGCTGCGCGAACTGGAGGTCGACCCGCGCGACGTCGTCGAGGTCCCCGGTCTGCTGGATCTCACCTGTCTGCACCAGTTGTCCGGGGTCGACCGGAAGGAACTCAAGGACCGCCCTTTCGTTCCCGCCACGCATCCGGCGTTCGGTGAGCGCGAGACGCCGAAGTCGGTGTTCGCGACGCTGCGCGAGGGCGACGTCCTCGTGCACCACCCGTACGACTCGTTCTCCACCAGCGTCCAGCGGTTCATCGAACAGGCCGCCGCGGACGACAAGGTGCTGGCGATCAAGCAGACGCTGTACCGCACCTCCGGCGACTCCCCGATCGTCGACGCGCTGATCGACGCCGCCGAGGCGGGCAAACAGGTCGTCGCGCTGGTCGAGATCAAGGCGCGGTTCGACGAACAGGCCAACATCACCTGGGCCCGCACGCTGGAACGCGCGGGCGTGCACGTGGTCTACGGGCTCGTCGGGCTGAAGACGCACTGCAAGGTGTCGATGGTGGTGCGCCAGGAGGGTTCGACCATCCGCCGCTACTGCCACATCGGCACCGGCAACTACAACCCGAAGACCGCGCGCCTGTACGAGGACCTCGGCATCCTGACCGCCGACCCGACGATCGGCGCGGACCTGACGGATCTGTTCAACGTGCTGACCGGGTACTCCCGTCAGGACACCTACCGCAACATCCTCACTTCGCCGCACGGGATCCGCCGCGGCATCGTGCGCGCGATCGGCGAGGAGATCGAACTCGCCCGCGCCGGCCAGACCGCCGGGATCCGGATCAAGTGCAACTCGCTCGTCGACGAGCAGGTGATCGACGCGCTGTACCACGCCTCGCAGGCCGGAGTGCCGGTCGACATCGTGGTGCGCGGGATCTGCTCGCTGAAGCCGGGTGTGGAGGGGCTGAGCGAGAACATCCACGTGCGGTCCATCCTCGGCCGCTTCCTGGAGCACTCGCGCGTCTTCACCTTCCGCGCGGGCGGCACGCGGTGGATCGGCAGTGCGGACATGATGCACCGCAACCTGGACCGCCGGATCGAGGCGCTGGTGCGGGTCAAGGATCCGAAGCTGACGGCGCAGCTGGACTACATCTTCGAATCCGCGCTGCACCCCTCGACCCGGTGCTGGGTGCTGAACTCGACCGGCGAGTGGGCCCCGTCCCCCGCCTCCGGCGACGACGTCCGCGACCACCAGGTCGAGCTCGCGAAGCGGCACGGGGCAGCGGGATGA